The Sinorhizobium fredii genome contains the following window.
CACGAGCAAGCTGGAGGCCGATCCGAAGGCCGCCCGCGACGACGCGCTCGCCGCACTGAAGCTCGACGATCGGCTGGTGCCGGCGGCGCTCGTCGCCGCCAAGGCGCTGTTTCGCGAGGACAATCTGCGCAAGGGCGCTTCTGTCCTCGAAAGAATCTGGAAGCAGGAACCGCATCCGGACGTGGCCCGGCTTTACGTCCGGGCGCGCGGCGGCGATTCCGCCGTCGACCGGCTGAAGCGCGCCAAAAGGCTGGAAACGCTCCGCGGCAACAATGCCGTCAGCCTGGCAACGGTCGCCGATGCAGCTCTTGAGGCACGCGAACTGGCGCTTGCCCGGGAAAAGGCCGAAGCCGCCGTCCGGCTGGCACCGAGCGAGAGCATCTTCCTGCTGCTTGCCGACATCGAAGAGGCCGACACCGGCGACGAGGGCCGCATCCGCCACTGGATGGCGCAGGCGCTCAGAAGCCCGCGCGACCCGGCCTGGACCGCCGATGGCGTGACCTCGCCGACCTGGCTGCCGGTCTCGCCGGTCAGCGGCCGGCTCGACGCCTTCGAATGGAAGGCACCCCCGTCGCCGCTTGCCGGCCCCACCGAGGACGGTCGCCTCAGCCCCGACGATGCCATCCGCAGCCTGCCTCCGGTAGCACCCGACCAGCCGGCGATCGCGCCGGCGGCCCCGGCTGCGATCAAGCCTGAAGCAGGCCCTCCCGTGCTGGAAGCGGAACCCCCGTCGCCGACACCTGCCCCGATAAAGGTGCCCGAGCGGAAAGAACCCTTGGTTCCGCCCACCAAGAGCGAGGAAACCGCTGCCGCGGACGAGGAGGCCGCACCGTTCTTCGGGCGTCCGCCGGACGATCCCGGCGTGCGCGAGCGGGTGGTGGAAGAAGGCAGCAAGGCCACCTTCCGGCTGTTCTGAGTTCTGGTCTCAAGGGTTGCGGGCATAGGCATGTTTGAACGGTTTCGAGGGTTTCTCGAAGAACTGACGGGTACGGGTGCGCGAATCGACAAGGACGATCCGCGCGTGGCGGTCATCGGGCTCTGTTTTCAGGTGATGGAGGCGGACGGCGCCATCCGTTCGTCGGAACGCCGCACGTTGCGCAAGATCATCAAGGAGCACTACAGGCTCGACGATGCTGCGCTCAACGCGCTGGTCGCGGCCGGCGAAACCGCCGAAAGCGAGGCGATCGACTTCTACCGCTTCACTTCCGAGATCAAGCGCCACCTCTCCGAGGACCAGCGCATCGAACTCGTCGGCATGCTGTGGGACATCGTCTATGCCGACGGCGCACGCAGCGAAATGGAAGATCACGCAATCTGGCGGATCGCCGATCTCCTTGGCGTCTCCGGGCGCGACCGGGTCTTGAAACGGCGGGAGGCAGCGGCCAAGATCGACATGGTTGAGGAGGAGAACGAGGCACAACAGGAAAGCTGACGATGCCGCGAGAAGCTTGCGACGCCAACAGACCGATCCTCGTCGTCCTCCACCAGGAGCGGTCGAGCGCAGGCCGCGTCGGCCATATTCTCGAGCAGAAGGGCTTTTCCCTCGATATCCGCCGCCCGGCGCTTGGCGACGAGCTGCCGCCGACGCTCGAGGGTCATTCGGGTACGATCATCTTCGGCGGGCCGATGAGCGCCAATGACGAGGAGGAATTCGTTCGCCGCGAGATCGATTGGCTGTCGGTGCCGCTCCTCGAAAACAAGCCCTATCTCGGCATCTGCCTTGGCGCCCAGATGCTCGCCCGCAATCTCGGCGGCAAGGTCGCCCCCCATCACCAGGGCATGACCGAAATCGGCTGGTATCCGCTTGAGGCCACCGAGGCCGGCAAGGCGCTGCTCGACTGGCCGGCCATGGTCTACCACTTCCACCGCGAAGGCTTCGATCTGCCGAAGGGTGCCGAACTGCTGGCGACCGGCGACACCTATCCGAACCAGGCCTTTCGCTACGGCGAGAACGCCTGGGGCATCCAGTTCCACGGCGAACTGACGCGCGCGATGATGCATCGCTGGGTCGTGCACGGCGCCCACCGCTTCGTGCTGCCCGGCGCCCAATTCGGCAAGGCGCATCTCGAAGGCCGGATGATCCACGACCACCCCTTGCGCACCTGGATGGAGAATTTTCTCGAGCTGATCTTTTTGCGCGGCGAAACAGCGGCGGGACCTCGTGTGCCCGATGATGAATGCCCCTCTCCTCGGGTTTAACCCGAGGACTAACCCTCTCCCCGTTTTGACGGGGAGAGGGGACTTGGGCCGGCGCGGCGTCGCCCCTTCTCCCCGTCAACACGGGGAGAAGGTCGCGGCAGCGGGATGAGGGGCCGTTTCTGCATTTTCGCTGCGCCGGCCGAAATTATGCAGTCGAGCGCCTCTCCGGCACGTCGAGCCTGTCGATCCTGCGCAATTGCGGGAAACCGGTCGCCCAGATGAGCGACACCAGCAGCGTGCCGAGCCCGCCGAAGACGACGGCAAAGACGGCGCCGAAGCCGGCCGCCATAGTGCCGGCGCGAAACTCGCCAAGCTCGTTGGAGGCGCCGACAAATACCGCGTTGACGGCATTCACCCGGCCGCGCAGCTCGTCCGGCGTCCAGAGCGCGATCAGGCTTTCGCGCACATAGACCGAAATCATGTCCGCCGCACCCATGACGACGAGCGCGGCGATCGATATCCACGGCGTCGCCGACAGGCCGAAGACGATCGTGGCTAGGCCGAAGAGCGCCACGCCGACGAACATGGAGAGACCTGCCCGGTTGCAGATCGGGTGGGCGGCGAGCCAGATGGCCATGCCGACGGCGCCGACGCCCGGGGCAGCGCGCAACAGGCCCAGCCCCCATGGGCCGAGCACCAGAATATCGCGCGCGAAAACCGGCATCAGCGCCACCGCGCCGCCGAGCAGCACCGCGAAGAGGTCGAGCGAGATCGCCCCGAGCACGACCTTCTCGGCCTTGATGTAGCGGAAGCCGGCGGTGATCGTCTGCCAGTTCTGCGCCGAGGCGGGCGAGCGCTGGGCGGGCTTCGGCACGGCAAACACCATCAGCGCCGCAGCCGCGAAGAAGCAGAGGCTGACGGTATAGGG
Protein-coding sequences here:
- a CDS encoding glutamine amidotransferase; translation: MPREACDANRPILVVLHQERSSAGRVGHILEQKGFSLDIRRPALGDELPPTLEGHSGTIIFGGPMSANDEEEFVRREIDWLSVPLLENKPYLGICLGAQMLARNLGGKVAPHHQGMTEIGWYPLEATEAGKALLDWPAMVYHFHREGFDLPKGAELLATGDTYPNQAFRYGENAWGIQFHGELTRAMMHRWVVHGAHRFVLPGAQFGKAHLEGRMIHDHPLRTWMENFLELIFLRGETAAGPRVPDDECPSPRV
- a CDS encoding MFS transporter, producing the protein MSAVHTAHRFAAFRHVGYRRYFVSRFLAYFAVQIMSVSVGWQIYDLTRDPFALGLIGLFQFLPSLLLILVTGSVADRYNRRVIMGLCMLVGTLCAAALLVLTVTGLFASWPVYAILIVFGIERAFLTPAAQSLAPNLVPVEDLPNAIAWNSSSWQTATIVGPVAGGLIYGLGPMVPYTVSLCFFAAAALMVFAVPKPAQRSPASAQNWQTITAGFRYIKAEKVVLGAISLDLFAVLLGGAVALMPVFARDILVLGPWGLGLLRAAPGVGAVGMAIWLAAHPICNRAGLSMFVGVALFGLATIVFGLSATPWISIAALVVMGAADMISVYVRESLIALWTPDELRGRVNAVNAVFVGASNELGEFRAGTMAAGFGAVFAVVFGGLGTLLVSLIWATGFPQLRRIDRLDVPERRSTA
- a CDS encoding heme biosynthesis protein HemY: MVRILFFILLVLALALGFAWLADRPGELSLIWQGQRIEMSLMRAATILISVVAAILIVLWLIRTIWLSPYTVTRYFRARKRDRGYQALSTGLIAAGAGDAALARKMASRARGLIRVDQEPLIHLLEAQTALIEGKYDDARKKFELMADDEETRELGLRGLYLEAKRLGANEAARQYAERAAEKAPHLSWATLATLDQRSQAGEWDEAIHLLDQSRAANVLDKKEANRKKAVLLTARATSKLEADPKAARDDALAALKLDDRLVPAALVAAKALFREDNLRKGASVLERIWKQEPHPDVARLYVRARGGDSAVDRLKRAKRLETLRGNNAVSLATVADAALEARELALAREKAEAAVRLAPSESIFLLLADIEEADTGDEGRIRHWMAQALRSPRDPAWTADGVTSPTWLPVSPVSGRLDAFEWKAPPSPLAGPTEDGRLSPDDAIRSLPPVAPDQPAIAPAAPAAIKPEAGPPVLEAEPPSPTPAPIKVPERKEPLVPPTKSEETAAADEEAAPFFGRPPDDPGVRERVVEEGSKATFRLF
- a CDS encoding TerB family tellurite resistance protein; amino-acid sequence: MFERFRGFLEELTGTGARIDKDDPRVAVIGLCFQVMEADGAIRSSERRTLRKIIKEHYRLDDAALNALVAAGETAESEAIDFYRFTSEIKRHLSEDQRIELVGMLWDIVYADGARSEMEDHAIWRIADLLGVSGRDRVLKRREAAAKIDMVEEENEAQQES